One window of Paenibacillus sp. FSL K6-3182 genomic DNA carries:
- a CDS encoding GntP family permease yields MLLLIVLAAIVVLLLLITVAKLNPFVSLIVTAIGVGLATGMPLFTTETGGTGIIDSIKTGMGNTLGFLAIVLALGTMLGKMMAESGGAEKIAQTLIKRFGEKNVHWAMMFVAFIVGIPVFFQVGFVLLIPLVFTIARQTGVSLVKIGVPLVAGLSVVHGLVPPHPAAMAAVGIFNADVGLTILYAIIVGLPTAIVAGPLYGQWIGNRIHKSVPKEIGEQLSEADIDKKLPGFINTVFTVLVPVILMLTASIAELFLAKESSLYQALRFIGDPVTALLIATVYSFFSLGFFRGLSREKVLKFSNDCLAPTATILLVIGAGGAFNRVLLDSGIGEYIAELATSSNVSPILLGWGIAALIRVATGSATVSMMTAAGIVAPIAAIVPGANLELLVLATGAGSLILSHVNDSGFWMIKEYFGMSVKETLLTWTALETIISVVALGLILVVDIFV; encoded by the coding sequence ATGTTATTACTTATCGTTTTAGCTGCTATTGTAGTGCTTTTGCTTCTTATTACAGTAGCTAAGCTCAATCCGTTCGTCTCGCTAATCGTTACTGCGATTGGTGTTGGACTTGCAACAGGAATGCCATTGTTCACAACCGAAACAGGCGGGACAGGCATTATTGATTCTATCAAGACTGGCATGGGCAATACGCTTGGTTTCTTGGCTATCGTACTTGCACTCGGTACGATGCTTGGCAAAATGATGGCGGAGTCTGGTGGCGCCGAGAAAATTGCACAAACGTTAATTAAACGTTTTGGTGAAAAAAATGTTCATTGGGCGATGATGTTTGTTGCCTTCATCGTTGGTATTCCGGTATTTTTCCAAGTTGGCTTCGTGCTATTGATTCCACTGGTATTTACAATCGCAAGGCAGACAGGTGTGTCACTTGTCAAAATCGGGGTACCTCTAGTCGCTGGTCTTTCGGTCGTTCATGGCCTAGTGCCGCCGCATCCAGCAGCAATGGCAGCAGTAGGCATTTTTAACGCTGATGTTGGTTTAACGATCTTGTACGCGATCATCGTGGGACTTCCAACGGCTATCGTTGCGGGTCCATTGTATGGGCAATGGATCGGCAATCGAATTCATAAATCAGTACCGAAGGAAATTGGAGAACAACTTTCAGAAGCGGATATAGACAAGAAGCTGCCTGGCTTCATCAATACGGTGTTTACCGTTCTTGTGCCGGTCATTCTTATGCTCACGGCGTCAATTGCTGAGCTGTTTCTTGCGAAAGAAAGCTCCTTGTACCAAGCACTGCGCTTCATCGGGGACCCGGTTACGGCATTGCTGATCGCTACGGTATATTCTTTTTTCAGCTTAGGTTTCTTTCGTGGTCTTAGCAGGGAAAAAGTACTTAAATTTTCAAATGACTGCTTGGCGCCTACAGCGACGATTTTGCTTGTTATTGGGGCAGGCGGGGCGTTCAACCGGGTTTTACTCGATTCTGGGATTGGTGAGTACATCGCGGAATTAGCGACATCATCCAACGTATCCCCGATTTTACTTGGATGGGGGATTGCGGCTCTCATTCGCGTCGCGACTGGATCAGCAACTGTTTCTATGATGACAGCAGCAGGTATTGTTGCACCAATCGCAGCGATCGTGCCTGGAGCAAATCTCGAGTTACTTGTTCTCGCAACAGGAGCAGGATCGCTCATCCTGTCTCATGTCAATGATTCTGGGTTTTGGATGATCAAGGAATACTTCGGAATGTCGGTAAAAGAAACGCTTCTCACATGGACAGCGCTCGAAACGATTATTTCCGTTGTGGCGCTTGGTCTAATTCTGGTCGTAGATATTTTCGTTTAG
- a CDS encoding glycoside hydrolase family 15 protein encodes MARHLVIGNGKMLLNLDQHCFIRDIYYPFVGQLNHVGGQYCRLGVWVEGAFSWLDEPGWKFDLDYIEDSLVTNITAKHDGLGIELYMNDGIHQRECIYIKRVVIRNKTNDTKEVRLFFHQDLMIDGTEVGDTAVYYPENHTLYHYKRNNYFMFNGFSDEGGMTQYSTGIKRFQSAEGTWRDAEDGVLMGNSIAQGSVDSTISFRTVVAPNSEKTIYYWMSIGQNLEEVKELNQYVQENHPEKLLSRMVIYWKHWLRRAESDLGDLPHDVVKMFKQSLLLVRTQVDERGAILAANDTDILQYNRDHYSYMWPRDGALIADAMSMAGYQSVIAPFFHFCAQALSPEGYLYHKYNPDGTVGSSWHPYIVQGSRRLPIQEDETALVLFALWKDYSRNQVIELPQSLYSNLIRKAATFLTSYMEPSLSLPKPSYDLWEERYGIWTYTAASVYGGLMAASFFTDLFGDYERSDLYKSTAETIKHGIVTNLWDEETGRFARGLIQKDNRWVKDMTLESSLFGVLEFGVLPVDDYRVVQTMHAIKEGLQVKTHIGGIARYTNDYYFQQTGEIDKVPGNPWIICTLWVANFEIDSAKTLQELESPRSTLQWVSDHALQSGLLPEQLNPYDGTPLSVAPLTWSHATVVHSVSKYAEKYKRLRLEAEANGLL; translated from the coding sequence ATGGCCCGTCATCTTGTAATCGGCAACGGAAAGATGCTCCTTAATTTGGATCAACATTGTTTTATTCGGGATATTTATTATCCATTCGTAGGGCAGTTAAATCACGTAGGCGGACAATATTGCCGCTTAGGCGTATGGGTAGAAGGTGCCTTTAGCTGGCTGGATGAGCCGGGATGGAAGTTTGATCTAGATTATATTGAGGATTCTTTGGTTACGAATATTACGGCTAAGCACGATGGTTTAGGCATCGAGCTTTATATGAACGACGGGATTCATCAGCGGGAATGCATTTATATCAAACGGGTAGTCATTCGTAATAAAACGAATGATACAAAAGAAGTACGATTGTTTTTCCATCAGGACTTGATGATAGACGGGACAGAGGTTGGTGATACCGCTGTTTATTATCCTGAAAATCACACGCTGTATCACTACAAACGCAATAATTACTTTATGTTCAACGGTTTCTCAGATGAAGGCGGCATGACGCAGTATTCCACAGGAATCAAGAGGTTCCAGTCCGCTGAAGGAACATGGCGTGACGCGGAGGACGGCGTGCTTATGGGCAATTCGATTGCCCAGGGTTCCGTTGACAGCACGATCAGCTTCCGAACAGTCGTTGCTCCAAACAGCGAAAAAACCATTTATTATTGGATGTCAATCGGCCAAAATCTTGAGGAAGTCAAAGAGCTGAACCAGTATGTTCAGGAGAATCACCCGGAGAAGCTGCTTAGCCGGATGGTTATTTACTGGAAGCACTGGCTTCGCCGAGCAGAATCAGACCTTGGCGATCTGCCGCATGATGTGGTTAAGATGTTCAAACAAAGCTTGCTTCTCGTAAGAACACAGGTGGATGAGAGAGGCGCTATATTAGCTGCCAATGATACGGATATCCTGCAATACAATCGAGACCATTACAGCTATATGTGGCCGCGTGACGGTGCTCTTATTGCAGATGCGATGTCTATGGCAGGGTATCAGAGTGTAATAGCTCCTTTTTTCCATTTTTGCGCACAGGCTTTGTCGCCTGAAGGGTATTTGTATCACAAATACAATCCAGATGGAACAGTCGGCTCAAGCTGGCATCCGTATATCGTGCAGGGCAGCAGAAGATTGCCTATTCAAGAGGATGAAACCGCACTCGTGTTATTCGCATTGTGGAAGGACTACTCGCGGAATCAAGTGATTGAGCTGCCGCAGTCCTTATATAGCAACCTGATTCGCAAGGCTGCTACTTTTTTGACCTCATACATGGAGCCTTCCTTGTCACTGCCGAAACCGAGCTATGACTTGTGGGAGGAGCGCTACGGCATCTGGACGTACACCGCCGCATCTGTATATGGCGGTTTAATGGCTGCATCGTTTTTCACAGATCTATTTGGCGATTACGAGCGCAGCGATCTTTACAAAAGCACAGCAGAAACAATTAAACACGGCATTGTAACTAATTTGTGGGATGAAGAAACCGGCCGATTCGCCAGAGGACTTATTCAGAAGGATAATCGCTGGGTGAAGGATATGACGCTCGAGAGCAGCTTGTTTGGCGTTCTGGAATTTGGCGTTCTTCCCGTTGATGATTATCGTGTCGTGCAGACGATGCATGCCATCAAGGAAGGGCTGCAGGTCAAAACCCATATCGGAGGAATCGCCCGTTACACGAACGATTATTATTTCCAGCAAACAGGTGAAATTGACAAGGTTCCTGGAAACCCTTGGATTATTTGTACGCTATGGGTAGCTAACTTTGAGATTGATTCCGCCAAAACGCTTCAAGAGCTGGAAAGCCCGCGAAGTACGCTACAATGGGTATCTGATCATGCACTGCAAAGCGGATTGCTGCCGGAGCAGCTTAATCCTTACGACGGAACGCCTCTATCAGTAGCGCCGCTAACTTGGTCGCATGCAACCGTCGTACACAGCGTGAGTAAATATGCAGAGAAATATAAACGTCTTCGTTTGGAAGCGGAGGCTAACGGTTTGCTATAG
- the glgA gene encoding glycogen synthase GlgA yields the protein MNILFATSEAVPLAKTGGLADVAGALPKALNKRGVDTRVVLPKYAQIPAALIGQFELITHFNVSFGWRNQYCGLLRAEFDGITYYLIDNEFYFKRDGLYGYGDDAERFVFFCFAVMEAVRYMEFHPDIVHCHDWQTGLIPFLLKTRYYYDPAWAYTKSVFTIHNLKYQGLFGIDLLKDLLGAGDDMFLEDSLEFHGAGSCMKGGLVYADKLTTVSGTYAQEIQTDYFGERLDSLLRYRSGDLIGIVNGIDDELFDPMNDEAIAIPFRNALNRKRKNKVELQRELGLTQSEDIPLIGIVSRLVEQKGFDLITATFEELLQEDVQFVILGAGDWQYEQFFNDAASRHPGKVAVWIGYDDRLARRIYAGSDMFAMPSQFEPCGLSQLLALRYRSVPIVRETGGLKDTVQAYNEYTGEGNGFSFTNYNAHDYMNTVRRALALYRNQEVWKQIVSNGSNEDYSWNRSAKAYISVYSQLLAHRKENEESWPVIL from the coding sequence ATGAACATTTTGTTCGCAACCTCAGAAGCTGTACCGCTTGCGAAGACTGGCGGTCTCGCCGACGTTGCAGGGGCGCTCCCCAAGGCGCTGAATAAGCGGGGCGTTGATACCAGAGTCGTATTGCCGAAGTATGCACAAATTCCTGCTGCACTTATCGGGCAGTTTGAGCTTATTACTCATTTTAACGTGTCGTTTGGCTGGCGCAATCAATATTGCGGTTTGCTTAGAGCGGAGTTTGACGGCATTACTTATTATTTAATCGATAACGAGTTTTATTTTAAAAGAGATGGGCTTTATGGTTACGGGGATGATGCGGAAAGGTTTGTATTCTTCTGCTTTGCTGTGATGGAAGCGGTACGGTATATGGAATTCCATCCGGATATCGTTCATTGTCACGATTGGCAAACGGGACTCATTCCGTTTCTCCTAAAGACAAGATATTATTATGATCCGGCCTGGGCGTATACCAAATCCGTATTTACGATTCACAACTTAAAATATCAAGGTTTATTTGGAATTGATCTCCTGAAAGATTTGCTTGGAGCCGGTGATGATATGTTTCTGGAGGACAGCTTGGAATTTCATGGAGCAGGCAGCTGTATGAAAGGCGGCCTCGTGTATGCCGACAAGCTGACGACTGTGAGCGGTACGTATGCTCAAGAAATTCAAACCGATTATTTCGGCGAGAGGCTGGATTCTTTGCTCAGGTATCGTTCAGGCGATTTAATTGGGATTGTGAATGGCATTGATGATGAACTGTTTGATCCGATGAATGACGAAGCCATTGCCATTCCTTTCCGAAATGCCTTGAATCGCAAAAGAAAAAATAAAGTGGAGCTCCAGCGTGAGCTAGGGCTCACGCAGTCCGAAGATATACCGCTTATCGGAATCGTTTCAAGATTGGTGGAGCAAAAGGGCTTTGATTTAATCACGGCAACATTTGAAGAACTGCTACAAGAAGACGTGCAATTTGTAATATTAGGTGCGGGCGATTGGCAATATGAGCAATTTTTCAATGATGCCGCTTCTCGTCATCCGGGTAAGGTTGCTGTATGGATCGGTTATGATGATAGACTAGCACGCCGAATTTATGCAGGCTCGGACATGTTCGCCATGCCTTCGCAATTCGAGCCCTGCGGCTTGAGTCAACTTCTTGCCCTGCGCTATCGTTCCGTCCCGATTGTCCGTGAGACAGGAGGACTAAAGGACACGGTACAAGCCTATAACGAATATACTGGCGAAGGTAACGGCTTCAGCTTTACGAATTACAATGCGCACGATTATATGAATACCGTACGCAGAGCGCTGGCGCTTTATCGTAATCAGGAAGTCTGGAAGCAAATCGTGAGTAATGGCAGCAACGAGGATTACAGCTGGAATCGATCTGCCAAAGCCTATATATCCGTTTACTCACAACTTTTAGCGCATCGAAAGGAGAACGAAGAATCATGGCCCGTCATCTTGTAA
- the glgD gene encoding glucose-1-phosphate adenylyltransferase subunit GlgD: MKHKVMGVINLIHETDELEHLTQSRCLATVPFGARYRLIDFVLSSMVNSGISKVAVFAHTKYRSLMDHLGSGKHWDLQHRQSGLFVLPPATDDIQEISRGDLYHFYQQRDYFNRSSLDYVVITRSHMVCNIDFEKVIDFHLEREADITVVCKQQADILMGKARKVKLNDEGRITAIQDHYGRMSSDINSMEMYVMRKELLMELVETSLAQGQDHLVRHAIFSRLNQLNVYGYMYEGYLGVVNTLSSYYRNNMNLLDPDVWKELFYQPGSIFTKVKDEPPARYLGNSKVTNSLIANGCRIEGTVVNSIIFRGVHVQKGAIVSNSIVMQNGVIGENSFLQHSILDKDVRVEADRDIRGAASSPFLAGKRKII; this comes from the coding sequence ATGAAGCATAAAGTCATGGGCGTCATCAATTTAATTCATGAAACTGACGAGCTGGAGCATTTAACACAAAGCCGCTGCCTTGCTACTGTCCCCTTTGGCGCGAGATATCGATTGATTGATTTTGTACTGTCGAGTATGGTTAACTCCGGAATCTCCAAGGTTGCCGTTTTTGCGCATACGAAATACCGCTCACTTATGGATCATTTGGGTTCAGGAAAACATTGGGATTTGCAGCATCGTCAAAGCGGATTGTTTGTGCTCCCGCCAGCAACTGACGACATTCAAGAAATTAGCCGTGGTGATTTGTATCATTTCTATCAACAGCGTGATTATTTTAATCGGTCATCACTCGACTATGTTGTCATTACACGCAGCCACATGGTTTGCAATATCGATTTCGAGAAGGTTATCGATTTTCATTTGGAGCGGGAAGCTGACATCACCGTTGTGTGCAAGCAGCAGGCTGATATATTAATGGGCAAAGCTCGTAAAGTGAAGTTGAATGACGAAGGCAGAATCACTGCTATTCAAGATCACTATGGCCGGATGTCTAGTGACATCAATTCTATGGAAATGTACGTTATGCGTAAAGAGCTGCTGATGGAATTAGTTGAGACCTCGCTTGCACAAGGCCAGGATCATCTGGTTCGCCACGCGATATTCTCTAGGCTGAATCAGCTTAATGTATATGGGTACATGTATGAGGGATATTTGGGTGTAGTTAATACGCTTAGCAGCTATTATCGCAATAATATGAATTTATTAGATCCGGATGTTTGGAAGGAACTATTTTATCAGCCGGGTTCCATATTTACGAAGGTTAAGGATGAGCCGCCTGCCCGTTATTTGGGTAATTCCAAAGTTACGAATTCGTTAATTGCAAACGGCTGCCGTATTGAAGGTACCGTAGTGAACAGCATTATTTTCCGCGGCGTACATGTTCAGAAGGGCGCTATCGTAAGCAATAGCATCGTTATGCAAAATGGCGTAATCGGAGAAAATAGCTTTTTACAGCACAGTATTTTGGACAAAGACGTTCGCGTTGAAGCGGATCGTGATATTAGGGGAGCGGCAAGCTCGCCATTCTTAGCAGGAAAACGGAAAATTATTTAA
- a CDS encoding glucose-1-phosphate adenylyltransferase — protein sequence MGRKEMIAMLLAGGEGKRLGVLTKDLAKPAVYFGGKYRIIDFTLSNCAHSGIDTVGVLTQYQPLELNRYLGIGSPWGLDRRDGGMTILPPFMKQKGGVWYKGTANAIYQNMSFIEPYNPEYVLIISGDHIYKMDYDLMLQHHKRSGADVTIAGIEVDWKEASRFGVMHIDDEDRITAFEEKPKNPTSNIASMGVYIFTWSELQKYLIYDEASRSSSHDFGKDLIPAMMRDGKRLHSYPFKGYWKDVGTIESLWEANMDLLADEPPLELADADWRIYSVSPNQPAQHIGASAQVSSSLITEGCMIEGVVDRSVLFYGVKAAKNTVITESVVMPNVRIGEGARIYRAIIGEGAVIQAGVTIGSPDDDAITVIAVDQYVTNEHLLQEVEHS from the coding sequence ATGGGCCGAAAAGAAATGATCGCTATGCTGCTTGCAGGAGGCGAAGGGAAAAGGCTGGGCGTGCTAACAAAGGATTTAGCAAAGCCTGCAGTCTATTTTGGCGGTAAATACAGAATAATTGATTTTACGTTAAGCAATTGCGCACACTCGGGAATTGACACTGTGGGCGTACTAACGCAATATCAACCGCTGGAGCTCAATCGTTATCTTGGCATTGGCAGTCCATGGGGACTTGACCGCCGCGATGGCGGCATGACCATTTTGCCGCCATTTATGAAACAAAAAGGCGGCGTATGGTATAAAGGCACGGCAAATGCAATTTATCAAAATATGTCCTTTATTGAACCTTACAATCCTGAGTATGTACTTATCATTTCAGGAGACCACATTTACAAAATGGATTATGACTTAATGCTTCAGCATCATAAGCGTTCAGGAGCAGATGTGACGATTGCCGGGATTGAGGTAGATTGGAAAGAAGCAAGCCGTTTTGGCGTTATGCACATCGATGATGAGGATCGGATTACGGCTTTTGAGGAAAAACCGAAAAACCCGACTAGCAACATCGCTTCCATGGGCGTATATATTTTCACATGGTCCGAGCTCCAAAAGTATTTGATATATGACGAAGCAAGCCGCAGCTCCAGTCATGATTTTGGCAAGGATCTTATTCCAGCCATGATGAGAGACGGGAAACGGCTGCATTCATATCCGTTCAAGGGCTATTGGAAAGATGTTGGTACAATCGAGAGTTTATGGGAAGCGAATATGGATTTACTTGCTGATGAGCCTCCGCTTGAGCTTGCCGATGCCGATTGGCGCATTTATTCGGTAAGTCCAAATCAGCCAGCACAACATATTGGCGCAAGTGCACAGGTTTCTTCTTCTTTAATAACAGAAGGGTGCATGATTGAAGGGGTTGTTGATCGCTCGGTATTGTTCTACGGCGTCAAAGCAGCCAAAAACACAGTTATTACAGAATCAGTCGTCATGCCTAATGTAAGAATAGGTGAAGGCGCACGCATTTATAGAGCGATTATTGGCGAAGGAGCCGTCATTCAAGCGGGTGTAACGATTGGAAGCCCAGATGATGATGCCATTACCGTTATAGCAGTGGATCAATATGTGACGAACGAACATTTGCTGCAGGAGGTGGAGCACTCATGA
- the glgB gene encoding 1,4-alpha-glucan branching protein GlgB — MVQTAPIGLSMKDLYLFNEGSSYHSYRFMGAHRVLLDGKKGVRFTVWAPNAAEVRVIGKFNKWIGNRHAMARIGTTGVYSLFVPGIGEGELYKYEIVTIEGKIIRKADPYAFFAERRPGTASIVSDLDGYKWDDEKWQERKRELPPYTNPLLIYEVHAGSWKIKGKEDYYTYEELADDLIPYTAEMGYTHIELMPLSEHPLDQSWGYQITGFYAATSRYGYPKQLMRFVDKCHQHGLGVILDWVPGHFCKDDHGLRLFDGTPIFEGADPNRAEKPLWGTLAFDFEKKEVVSFLISNAIYWMDLFHIDGLRVDAVASMINLHMDKPPEMHTYNYLGGPDNLDALRFLKKLNETVFHYYPDTLMLAEDSSAWPAVTSPTYKGGLGFNFKWNMGWMNDMLRYMALDPAERSHHHHLITFSLLYAFSENYVLPLSHDEVVHGKRSLLNKMPGSYEEKFAQLRLFYGYWITHPGKKLLFMGSEWGQFDEWKDADMLDWMLLEYDMHRSMHHYVKALNHIYTDQPSLWERDSQADCFEWIDVHNAAQSVISFIRRGNTDFSVVIANFSRNDYKQFRIGVPEPGFYSSLINSNEKPFGGTVTQAQQGYTSENVAWHGHNQSITLHLPPLTFQIFSLDPGNTI; from the coding sequence ATGGTTCAAACGGCACCTATCGGATTATCCATGAAGGATCTCTATTTATTCAACGAAGGAAGTTCTTACCATAGCTACCGTTTTATGGGTGCACACCGTGTTCTATTGGATGGTAAAAAAGGTGTTCGATTTACGGTTTGGGCACCAAACGCAGCTGAGGTTCGGGTTATTGGCAAATTCAATAAATGGATTGGCAATCGTCATGCAATGGCAAGGATCGGAACGACTGGCGTTTACAGCTTGTTTGTCCCTGGCATTGGTGAAGGCGAATTATACAAGTATGAGATTGTAACCATAGAAGGCAAAATCATTAGAAAAGCTGATCCGTACGCTTTTTTTGCAGAGCGGCGGCCAGGAACGGCATCCATTGTATCGGATTTAGACGGCTACAAATGGGATGATGAAAAGTGGCAGGAGAGGAAGCGCGAGCTTCCTCCATACACGAATCCGCTGCTCATTTATGAGGTGCATGCAGGTTCGTGGAAAATTAAAGGCAAAGAGGATTATTACACGTACGAGGAATTAGCAGATGACTTGATCCCGTATACAGCTGAAATGGGTTATACGCATATCGAGCTTATGCCGCTGTCTGAGCATCCTCTAGATCAATCTTGGGGCTATCAGATTACGGGCTTTTATGCAGCGACGAGTCGATACGGATATCCGAAGCAGCTGATGCGATTTGTAGATAAATGCCACCAACATGGACTCGGTGTTATTTTGGATTGGGTTCCCGGTCATTTCTGCAAAGATGATCATGGGTTGCGTCTTTTTGACGGTACACCTATTTTTGAAGGAGCAGATCCCAATCGAGCGGAGAAGCCGCTCTGGGGGACGCTAGCCTTCGATTTCGAGAAAAAAGAAGTTGTCAGCTTTCTTATTTCAAATGCCATTTACTGGATGGATTTATTTCACATTGATGGGTTGCGTGTTGATGCTGTTGCCAGCATGATCAATTTACACATGGACAAACCGCCGGAAATGCATACATACAACTACCTAGGCGGCCCAGACAACCTAGATGCTCTCCGCTTCCTTAAGAAGCTTAATGAAACTGTGTTTCATTATTACCCCGATACCTTGATGCTCGCAGAAGATTCTTCCGCATGGCCAGCTGTTACATCACCAACCTACAAAGGCGGCCTCGGATTTAATTTTAAATGGAATATGGGCTGGATGAACGATATGCTGCGTTATATGGCACTGGATCCGGCTGAACGTTCGCATCATCACCATCTCATTACATTTTCACTCCTTTATGCTTTTTCGGAAAACTATGTATTGCCTCTATCGCACGATGAAGTTGTCCACGGCAAACGTTCTCTATTAAACAAAATGCCTGGAAGCTACGAAGAGAAATTCGCACAATTACGATTGTTCTACGGCTATTGGATTACGCATCCTGGTAAGAAGCTGTTGTTTATGGGCAGTGAATGGGGGCAGTTCGATGAATGGAAGGACGCCGACATGCTGGATTGGATGCTGCTCGAATATGATATGCATCGCAGCATGCACCATTATGTGAAAGCTCTTAATCATATCTATACTGATCAGCCTTCATTATGGGAGAGAGACAGCCAGGCGGATTGCTTCGAATGGATTGATGTTCATAATGCAGCACAATCTGTCATATCCTTTATCCGCCGCGGAAATACTGATTTCTCCGTTGTTATTGCTAATTTTTCTAGGAACGATTATAAACAGTTCCGTATTGGTGTTCCAGAGCCAGGTTTCTACAGCTCTTTAATAAATAGCAATGAGAAGCCATTTGGCGGAACGGTAACACAAGCACAACAAGGCTACACCAGTGAAAACGTCGCTTGGCACGGTCACAATCAAAGCATTACGCTTCACTTACCCCCCCTGACATTCCAGATCTTCAGCTTAGATCCGGGGAACACAATTTGA
- a CDS encoding helix-turn-helix domain-containing protein: MSVYNHIFQIMNQPMLLMSQNEIEVRIEDANQAFLRLCGYTLKELQSKKSSYLLHKYKINISRQVMRSEVIIYTKSKRKISVRIDLQPLPRSIDNKLLYAFIIFEDLSPYNWIEQQAERNKVLISGIIDRHHHVRFLRDRLAPFQIEPNQQMQDETLLQFIAETDHGKILKIIQEAHLQKKERSITIKTSKLSGIEFELSVSFTPIIDGFGDVLEFAFVIWDLRPVDDCIEASMKLRIWMAKRDITVGYLSSSTGISIQTISKLRNGKILKPQRLTAELIASELQVDVHDIWSEIRK, encoded by the coding sequence TTGTCGGTTTACAATCATATTTTTCAAATCATGAATCAGCCTATGCTGCTAATGAGTCAAAATGAAATAGAGGTGCGCATAGAGGACGCGAACCAAGCTTTCCTTAGGTTATGCGGTTATACGTTAAAAGAGCTGCAATCCAAAAAAAGCAGCTATTTGCTTCATAAATATAAGATCAACATTTCAAGGCAAGTGATGAGAAGCGAAGTTATTATTTACACCAAATCGAAACGAAAAATTTCTGTACGCATTGACCTGCAGCCTTTGCCAAGGAGCATTGATAATAAACTCCTTTATGCCTTCATTATATTCGAAGATCTATCACCATACAATTGGATTGAACAGCAAGCAGAAAGAAATAAAGTGTTGATCAGCGGTATTATTGATAGACATCATCATGTGCGTTTTCTAAGAGACAGGCTTGCTCCCTTTCAAATTGAGCCAAACCAGCAAATGCAGGACGAAACGCTGCTGCAATTTATTGCGGAAACCGATCATGGTAAAATTTTAAAAATAATACAAGAGGCTCACCTGCAAAAAAAAGAGCGGAGTATCACGATTAAGACAAGCAAGCTAAGCGGAATCGAGTTTGAGTTGTCCGTTTCGTTTACTCCCATTATTGACGGATTTGGCGACGTGCTTGAGTTTGCATTCGTCATCTGGGATCTGCGTCCTGTCGATGATTGTATCGAAGCTTCGATGAAACTGCGCATATGGATGGCCAAAAGAGATATAACCGTCGGTTATCTATCCTCATCAACCGGTATTTCCATTCAAACCATTTCCAAGCTCCGCAACGGGAAAATATTGAAGCCCCAAAGACTTACAGCAGAGCTGATAGCTTCGGAGCTTCAAGTGGATGTTCATGATATTTGGTCAGAGATTAGAAAATAA